The window GCCGGAACTGCGCGACAACCAGGCCGCACGCAAAGTTAAGTTACCGGCTGCATCCGGGCAGCCTGCAGACAATTTTACCTACCTGGATAAAACTACGGCATACTTCAACATCACTCACCTGACGGAAAAGCCGGAAATATTCAAACATTACCTCGACTCCTGTTTCACTATCTTAAAGAAGAGGCCAGCCGTAAAGCTCATCATTGACTTCAGGAAAAACGGCGGCGGCAACTCGGTTCTGGGTGAAACGCTGCTGGGTTATATTACCGGCAAACCCTTCCGCATGTCGGGCGGTGAACGCTGGAAGGTAAGCGCTGAATACAAACAGCGGATCAGGGAAAATTCGAAAGACACGGCCCAGATGGCTTTTTACCTGAATGCGCCTGATGGTAGCATCATTTCCGGTAACGCGGAAAAGCCAAAAATACCTGCTCCCAATCCCCTGCGCTATACCGGAAAAGTATTTGTGCTGATCGGCCCTAATACTTTTTCCAGCGCCAATATGACGGTAAACGCCATACAAGACTATCACCTGGCCACGCTCGTTGGCGAACCTACCGGCGAACCCGCTAATGACTACGGGGAACTGATCTTTCTCAAACTGCCCAACACAGGCCTTTCCTTTGCGACATCCACCAAACAGTTTGTGCGGGCAAATGGTGATTCGAAAGACCAGCATCCGGTTTTGCCAAAATATGATATCGCCGATGATCTGGCAACACCACAGGATGAGGTGCTGGACTTTATAAAGAAATTATAAGATCAAAGATTAGCTTTGTGCTGTTGATCTTCTTTAACCTGTCGTTTCTTCGCGGCACTGGCAAGAGGTACCGCTGGGCAGCATCAGTAAAGAGCTGTCCTTTTTATAATTGATTTACGCATTTTCGACGAGGAGCACAAGGGAAAGACCGGGCGGATTATGGCAATTACCTCACTAAATTTATTGCTGGTCAGTTGGAGCCGGAGTATGGCAGTGGATTTTAAAAACGGCAGATAGAATTATTTCGTCAGTTTCACCGCACATTCCCAATTGCGAATACACTGCGTTCGCAATTGGGCTGAACACACTACAAGACACTACTGCGTGTTGATAGTTAAGATAAAATCGACTTCTATATAGCAGAGTCGATAAAAAACAACTGGACCACCCGCCAGTTAGAAAGACAAATTCATAGTAGTTTATGGCAACGGCTGTTAATGAGTAACGACAGGGATAGTATATTAGCTGTAGCACGAAATGAAAAGCAACAGTCTGATGCTAAAGAAATCATTAAAGCCCCCATGTACCAGGAGCTTTTAGGATTACACCAGGTGGCGTCTTATTATGAAAAAGACCTTGAGCAAGCTATACTGTGTCAAACGGTTTAAGAGGTTCTTTGCTAAAATCTAACTACCAAAAGGATTATCGTAATTGTTTGACTAACCGGTTTTTATGGGCATAAAAAAAGGAAACAACTCCGAAGTGTCGTTTCCTTAAGTAGCGGGGAGCAGGATCGAACTGCCGACCTTAGGGTTATGAATCCTACGCTCTAACCATCTGAGCTACCCCGCCGTTTTTAATTTAATCCTCTTTTTATATGGTTGTTAAAAAGAGTAGCTATGTTTATAAAACAATGTGCTTCCTTAAAAAGGTTTGCAAATATAGCAGAAATTCGTTTTCTTTAGAAAAAATGTTAACATTTACTGCATAACCTGTTTTCAAGTATAAACCCCGATGTCCGAAAAAAAGAAATTTACTATTGAGTATGAGATAAAATCATCTCCCAGAATACTGTTCACTTTCCTAAATGAGCCTAACGGGTTAGCACAATGGTTTGCCGATGATGTAAATGTTCGTGACCAGGTTTTTACTTTTACCTGGGATGATGAGCCGCAAAAAGCAAAACTTATTTTAGTTAAAGAAAATAAACTGGTTAGGTTTAAATGGCTTGAGGATGAGCCACAATGCTATTTTGAAATGGAAATTTTGCAAGACGAACTTACCAACGATGTAGCCCTGAGTATCACCGACTTTGCAACGGAAGACCAGATCCCTGAACGAAAATTGATATGGGACAACCAGATCGATTATCTCATTAGCGTACTGGGCGCGTAAGGCCAATTTAATTTTAGCTAATTTTGTATTACCAAACGCTAATTTTGCGTTAATGAAAATTAACCTGCACAGTTGCGCGTTTTTATCCTGTAAATACAAATTGCCCCGATGAAAAAGATCCACCTTTTACTGCTTAAATCATTTATAAGGCCTTTTGTAAGCACGCTTTTCATCGTAATGTTTGTGTTGCTGATGCTGTTTTTGTTTAAATACATCGACGACCTTATTGGCAAAGGCTTTGCCTGGTATATCATCCTGGAGCTGATGATGTACAACTCGGCAACCAACGTGGCCATGGCACTGCCGCTATCGGTATTACTGTCAACCATTATGACCTATGGCGCCCTTGGCGAAAATTACGAGTTGGTGGCCATTAAAGCTGCAGGCATTTCGTTACGCAGGGCAATGTATCCCATGATCATTGTTGTATCGGTATTAAGTATAGCAGCTTTCTTCTTTTCGGATTACATGCTGCCGATAGCTAACCTGAAATACTATTCTCTTTTGTATGACGCCCGAAAACAGAAATCGGCCGATTTACTACCCGAGATGATTTTCAGTTCCAGCTTTCCGGGCTATACTATTCGCGTAACCAAAAAAGATCCCGACGGACAAAGGCTTTACGGCATTATTATTTATAAAAAAAACGACGAAACCAATAACACCGAAGTAACCATGGCCCGCGAGGGTACCATGTTCCGTACCATGGGCGATAAGTACCTGGTGTTAAAACTAAAGGAAGGTGTAAACTACGTAGAGTCAAAAAGCGATGGCGCCAATTATGATCTGCGGCAACGCTTTACCCGCTTCCGGTTTAAAGAGATGGAGCAAAAATTTTCGCTGGATGGCTTTAAAATTAGCCGAACCGATGAAAATGAGTTTAAATCCGCATCGCAGATGATGAATTTAAGGCAGCTTAAGTTTTTTGTCGATTCGAGTCAAAAGGCTACCGATGCTGCCGTAATGTTAAATTACAAACTTATTACGCCATACATCAAGTATTTTAATTTACCGGCTAAATCAAAAGTAAAATATATTGCTGCCGATAAGGATGTATTAAAAAGCATGAAAGTTGCAGATCAGCAGATGGCCTTATCCAGCGCTGCATCTGAGGTGCGGTCGGTAAAGGATTTTTTGAAAAATCGAGCCGATAAGTATAGCAATGATGCATCTACCATTCGCAGGTACGATTCGGAAGTGCAAAAGAAATATACGCTATCTGCGGCCTGTATTGCATTGTTTTTAATAGGTGCGCCGCTTGGCGCCATCATCCGTAAAGGGGGGCTGGGGCTGCCGGTGGTAATTTCGGTGATATTTTTCCTCATCTATTACATTATATCTACCATAGGCGAAAAATCTGTAAAGGCAGGTAATGTTAATACTGTATTTGGTATGTGGGTGGCTATTATTGTGCTAACGCCCATCGGGCTCTTCCTTTCTTATAAAGCAGCTACCGATTCGGTGATATTTGATATGGAGGCCTATAAAAGATATTTTAATAAAATCTTTAAACGCAAGGAAGCCTGATAGGCAAGCTACCGATCCAAAATCATTTTACATAGCACCGACCAGAATCATTTTAATATAGTTTAAATTTGTTTAAACTTTAATACATCATGGCACCCTTTTAGGCTTGCCATACGTAATATCCACATAATGTTAAATACAATACAAGAAGCTATAGAAGATATACGGTCAGGTAAAATGATCATTGTGGTTGATGACGAGGACAGGGAAAATGAAGGTGATTTTTTAACTGCCGCCCGTAACGCCACCCCCGAGGCAATAAATTTTATGGTACGCTATGGCCGCGGCCTGGTTTGCGCGCCTATTACTGTAGATAGAGCCCGCGAGCTTGAACTGGAGCCGATGGTGAGCCATAACACCACATCGCACGAAACTAATTTTACGGTTTCTGTTGATTTACTGGGGCACGGCTGTACAACCGGTATATCCGCCACCGACCGTTCAAAAACAACCTTGGCATTAATTGATCCGGCCACTAAGCCCGAAGATTTAGGGAGGCCGGGGCACATATTTCCGCTTATTGCCAAAGATGGAGGCGTTTTACGCCGTTCGGGCCATACCGAAGCTGCTATTGATTTGGCCGTACTGGCTGGTTTTGAGCCCGCCGGAGTAATATGCGAGATCATGAAAGAAGACGGCGACATGGCCCGCCTGCCCGACCTGCTGGTTATGGCAAAAGAGTTTGATCTGAAGATTGTATCTATTAAAGACCTGATAGCTTACCGCTTAAATGCCGAGACACTTGTGAAAAAAGAAGTGTCGGTAAAAATGCCTACCGAGTGGGGCGATTTTGAAATGATAGCCTACACCCAGTTGGATACCGGCGAAAATCATCTTGCTTTGGTAAAAGGCACCTGGGAGCCCGGTGAGCCCATTTTAACCCGGGTGCACAGTTCATGCGTCACCGGCGATATTTTTGGATCGTGCCGGTGCGATTGTGGTCCACAGCTGCATAAAGCAATGGAGATGATAAGTAAAGAAGGTAAGGGCGTTGTTGTTTACATGAACCAGGAGGGCCGCGGCATAGGCCTTATCAATAAGTTAAAAGCATATCACCTGCAAGAAAACGGCTACGATACCGTTGAAGCAAACGTTAAATTGGGCTTTAAAATGGATCAGCGCGACTATGGCGTTGGAGCGCAGATATTGCGCAGCCTTGGAATTTCAAAAATGAGGCTGATGACCAATAACCCCAAAAAACGCGCAGGCCTTATTGGTTACGGGCTGGAGGTTGTTGAAAACGTTCCTATCGAAATAGCATCAAACCCACATAACGAATTATACCTGCGTACCAAACGCGACAAAATGGATCATGCCATTATGCGCGATCATTAAGATTTTAGATGTGCAGATACACGGAAATCAGATAATAAAAAAGCAGGTTGATTAATGTCAGCCTGCTTTTTTTGTATTGGATAGGACAATTTTCTGTGGCCATGGGTGTATTTATCTGCACATCTATTGATCATCGTCATCCGGTTTGGTAACAATAGGATTGGGGTTTGTTACCGGTAATGGTGTTACCGGGGC is drawn from Mucilaginibacter ginsenosidivorax and contains these coding sequences:
- a CDS encoding START-like domain-containing protein, producing the protein MSEKKKFTIEYEIKSSPRILFTFLNEPNGLAQWFADDVNVRDQVFTFTWDDEPQKAKLILVKENKLVRFKWLEDEPQCYFEMEILQDELTNDVALSITDFATEDQIPERKLIWDNQIDYLISVLGA
- a CDS encoding LptF/LptG family permease, with the protein product MKKIHLLLLKSFIRPFVSTLFIVMFVLLMLFLFKYIDDLIGKGFAWYIILELMMYNSATNVAMALPLSVLLSTIMTYGALGENYELVAIKAAGISLRRAMYPMIIVVSVLSIAAFFFSDYMLPIANLKYYSLLYDARKQKSADLLPEMIFSSSFPGYTIRVTKKDPDGQRLYGIIIYKKNDETNNTEVTMAREGTMFRTMGDKYLVLKLKEGVNYVESKSDGANYDLRQRFTRFRFKEMEQKFSLDGFKISRTDENEFKSASQMMNLRQLKFFVDSSQKATDAAVMLNYKLITPYIKYFNLPAKSKVKYIAADKDVLKSMKVADQQMALSSAASEVRSVKDFLKNRADKYSNDASTIRRYDSEVQKKYTLSAACIALFLIGAPLGAIIRKGGLGLPVVISVIFFLIYYIISTIGEKSVKAGNVNTVFGMWVAIIVLTPIGLFLSYKAATDSVIFDMEAYKRYFNKIFKRKEA
- a CDS encoding bifunctional 3,4-dihydroxy-2-butanone-4-phosphate synthase/GTP cyclohydrolase II produces the protein MLNTIQEAIEDIRSGKMIIVVDDEDRENEGDFLTAARNATPEAINFMVRYGRGLVCAPITVDRARELELEPMVSHNTTSHETNFTVSVDLLGHGCTTGISATDRSKTTLALIDPATKPEDLGRPGHIFPLIAKDGGVLRRSGHTEAAIDLAVLAGFEPAGVICEIMKEDGDMARLPDLLVMAKEFDLKIVSIKDLIAYRLNAETLVKKEVSVKMPTEWGDFEMIAYTQLDTGENHLALVKGTWEPGEPILTRVHSSCVTGDIFGSCRCDCGPQLHKAMEMISKEGKGVVVYMNQEGRGIGLINKLKAYHLQENGYDTVEANVKLGFKMDQRDYGVGAQILRSLGISKMRLMTNNPKKRAGLIGYGLEVVENVPIEIASNPHNELYLRTKRDKMDHAIMRDH
- a CDS encoding S41 family peptidase, which codes for MKPNKLLAALLLLCSLTSMARAQDSENNEKHFSRQQLENDITYLTAVIARVHPDMYHHCPKVQYEKITDSVRQVMYDGMTEREAWPPLARLVGAIGEGHSTFDFPPGIIDRLKNGGRLLFPVSISRFDGRNLVVNLDRSNENQLLPGDQITSINGISAGKLIDTLSGYAGGLKTFRALDVCRNIITFMYLYRIESPYHIAYLRNGNPGSATLTAVNWPELRDNQAARKVKLPAASGQPADNFTYLDKTTAYFNITHLTEKPEIFKHYLDSCFTILKKRPAVKLIIDFRKNGGGNSVLGETLLGYITGKPFRMSGGERWKVSAEYKQRIRENSKDTAQMAFYLNAPDGSIISGNAEKPKIPAPNPLRYTGKVFVLIGPNTFSSANMTVNAIQDYHLATLVGEPTGEPANDYGELIFLKLPNTGLSFATSTKQFVRANGDSKDQHPVLPKYDIADDLATPQDEVLDFIKKL